Proteins encoded together in one Chitinophaga sp. LS1 window:
- a CDS encoding WGR domain-containing protein has product MRFVKQTVLYFKEGTSDKTYEIDLCETGPGQYIVNFRYGKRGAALKEGSKTATPVSLEEATAIFDALEKEKRSKGYTGEQDGVATTAYTSVAVDDVTDPVHKVILKRLDDAVTGKQSYKTKWSTSRVIWAAGEHKIRAAAPVILRLIEKGNAMQRYAGIWALGRCGDPAAVSLVSSYIDNSTYPQYLRQMAANAVLQLLSGEERTTFIARSLHALPPEFQDAINAKDLYALTQLLDQRVMQLNEPGYQLLEDLYIVAADIVPVRQLLYALFAALPLRPSYFRHIRHLYKQAELRDDHALTALFSVRFERERQLFSTSGKPPAELKKPMSKLAYSNRTRRHFRNRTLRHLQELGQRTDVEYVKLATALLLQYDGNVYKEAAYSRNVYQYDATTRRYITRAIRYPANSNAVYLNYILRGNQVDLQLVGNNSRWEFKDPEAGKPAAQSKPEPPKKEGFLNQIAGIFKTPKKDEGIQPKESLEKAVKENDEPHSDIPFRSLWHQLPQAFIQLLISSRMEEIHAFAYSELQASPQFESLKEKIDANVIAGLLINPFQIPQRFGLSLAIEKYNPAAPSLPLFVAMINSPFNEARELGIEWIKTHIEFCVQDTEFVTALIFAAYDDVRQIAIDRLSTTLLPLDKSRLVVGRAVSVLLEQRQPNEAVYNLLTKGCRVLEQYSVAALQEVDAKIVEDLLKSGIPPAEAFGVRLLLLKKGPVQLSDELIVSILENAYQPVREGGIAILSSMGNAELISRPALLLQTCIASYSDVRQGIRPVLARLVKDYNDLAVWLVNELVPLLMRKETSEGLHNDIANILGNELVGHLHDIDKATALRLTYSNYRATQAFGVLVLEKYIPPAELTLKQVIATGNHELREVREWCWRFYEQQLPRIRYERDDAIGLLDAKWDDTRTFAMQFFRTHFRDEDWSPETLVAIADSVNPIVQAFGRELLTRFFKAEDGLNYLLKLSQHPGVSMQTFATNYLAQYAAGEPDRLRELEFYFRSVLSRVNKARVAKERIFAFLEQEALKSDEAAQYIAVIIAHISATVAIGDKARCIQIMRNIHEQYPDITLPVQFIAIPEHSS; this is encoded by the coding sequence ATGAGATTTGTTAAGCAAACCGTGCTTTACTTTAAGGAGGGGACATCTGACAAAACTTACGAAATAGACCTATGTGAAACTGGCCCCGGACAATACATTGTGAACTTCCGCTATGGTAAGCGTGGAGCTGCACTCAAAGAAGGTAGTAAAACTGCAACCCCCGTTTCTCTGGAGGAAGCTACCGCTATTTTCGATGCATTGGAAAAGGAAAAACGTAGCAAAGGATACACCGGCGAGCAGGATGGTGTCGCCACCACCGCTTATACCAGTGTCGCTGTCGATGATGTGACTGACCCTGTCCACAAAGTAATACTGAAACGACTGGACGATGCCGTGACCGGCAAACAATCCTACAAGACAAAATGGTCCACATCCCGCGTGATCTGGGCTGCCGGTGAACACAAGATCCGTGCAGCCGCTCCGGTTATTCTGCGCCTGATTGAAAAAGGCAACGCTATGCAGCGTTACGCTGGTATCTGGGCATTGGGCAGATGTGGGGATCCGGCTGCCGTGTCGTTGGTCAGTTCCTATATAGATAATAGTACTTACCCGCAATACCTGCGACAGATGGCTGCCAACGCAGTCCTGCAACTCCTGTCAGGCGAAGAACGCACGACTTTTATTGCGCGCTCCCTGCATGCCCTGCCACCTGAGTTCCAGGATGCCATCAATGCTAAGGATTTATATGCCCTTACGCAACTGCTGGACCAGCGGGTGATGCAGCTCAATGAGCCTGGTTACCAGTTGCTGGAAGACCTGTATATTGTAGCTGCTGATATTGTTCCTGTAAGGCAACTCCTCTATGCTTTATTCGCCGCTTTACCTTTACGTCCATCTTACTTCCGGCATATCCGCCACTTATATAAACAGGCGGAACTGCGGGATGATCATGCATTGACGGCGCTCTTTTCTGTGCGCTTTGAAAGGGAAAGACAACTGTTCAGCACCTCCGGAAAACCGCCTGCGGAACTGAAAAAGCCGATGAGTAAACTGGCCTATTCCAACCGTACCCGTCGTCATTTCAGGAACAGGACCCTGCGCCACCTGCAGGAACTCGGACAACGTACGGATGTTGAATATGTAAAACTGGCTACAGCCCTGTTATTACAATATGACGGGAATGTGTATAAAGAAGCCGCTTACAGCAGAAACGTGTATCAATATGATGCTACTACCCGCCGTTATATTACCCGGGCTATCCGTTATCCAGCTAATTCCAACGCGGTTTACCTGAACTATATTTTAAGAGGTAACCAGGTGGATCTACAGCTCGTGGGTAATAATTCCCGTTGGGAATTTAAGGATCCCGAAGCGGGAAAACCTGCGGCGCAGTCTAAACCGGAACCACCTAAAAAAGAAGGCTTCCTCAACCAGATCGCCGGTATCTTCAAAACGCCTAAAAAGGACGAAGGTATACAGCCAAAAGAATCACTGGAAAAGGCGGTCAAAGAAAATGACGAACCGCACAGCGATATTCCTTTCCGTTCGCTCTGGCACCAGTTACCACAGGCATTCATCCAGCTGCTTATCAGTAGCCGTATGGAAGAGATTCATGCCTTTGCGTATTCGGAATTACAAGCCAGTCCGCAGTTCGAATCACTCAAAGAAAAGATAGATGCCAATGTCATTGCCGGTCTGCTGATCAATCCATTCCAGATCCCTCAGCGTTTCGGTCTGTCTCTGGCTATAGAAAAATATAATCCTGCTGCTCCTTCCCTCCCACTGTTTGTGGCGATGATAAACAGCCCATTTAATGAAGCCCGCGAACTGGGTATTGAATGGATCAAAACGCATATCGAATTCTGTGTTCAGGATACTGAATTTGTCACTGCCCTGATCTTTGCGGCATATGACGATGTGAGACAAATAGCCATAGACCGCCTTTCTACCACACTCTTACCACTGGATAAGAGCCGCCTGGTAGTAGGTAGAGCAGTGAGCGTATTACTGGAACAGCGTCAGCCAAATGAGGCCGTATACAATCTGCTTACTAAAGGTTGCCGTGTATTAGAACAATACTCAGTCGCCGCATTGCAGGAAGTGGATGCAAAGATCGTGGAAGACTTATTGAAATCAGGTATTCCACCAGCAGAAGCATTTGGTGTACGCCTCCTGTTACTGAAAAAAGGCCCTGTTCAGTTATCTGACGAATTGATTGTAAGCATCCTTGAAAATGCCTACCAGCCTGTAAGAGAAGGTGGTATTGCGATATTAAGCAGTATGGGTAATGCTGAACTTATTTCCCGTCCTGCTTTGTTATTGCAAACCTGCATCGCTTCTTACTCAGATGTACGGCAGGGTATTCGTCCTGTGCTGGCAAGGCTTGTAAAGGACTACAACGACCTCGCTGTATGGCTGGTGAACGAACTCGTGCCTTTGCTCATGCGAAAAGAAACTTCTGAAGGGTTGCACAATGACATCGCTAATATTCTTGGCAATGAACTCGTGGGGCACCTGCATGATATCGATAAGGCTACTGCTTTAAGACTCACCTATTCCAACTACCGCGCTACACAGGCATTTGGTGTACTTGTATTGGAAAAATATATTCCACCTGCAGAATTAACCCTCAAACAGGTGATCGCTACCGGCAATCATGAACTGAGAGAAGTACGTGAATGGTGCTGGCGTTTTTATGAGCAGCAACTTCCACGTATCCGCTACGAGAGGGACGATGCTATCGGTTTACTGGATGCAAAATGGGATGATACCCGCACATTCGCCATGCAGTTTTTCCGTACCCACTTCAGGGATGAAGACTGGTCGCCGGAAACCCTCGTTGCCATTGCAGACAGCGTGAACCCAATCGTACAGGCTTTTGGCAGGGAATTGCTGACCCGTTTCTTCAAAGCAGAAGACGGTCTCAACTACCTCCTGAAACTCAGTCAGCACCCGGGCGTAAGTATGCAAACCTTTGCGACCAACTACCTGGCTCAATATGCAGCTGGTGAACCGGATCGCTTGCGGGAACTTGAGTTTTATTTCCGCTCTGTATTATCCAGGGTGAATAAAGCAAGAGTGGCCAAAGAACGCATCTTTGCATTCCTGGAACAGGAAGCCCTGAAATCGGACGAAGCTGCGCAATATATTGCGGTGATCATTGCACATATCTCTGCAACAGTGGCTATTGGCGACAAAGCACGTTGCATTCAGATCATGCGCAACATCCACGAACAATATCCGGATATTACGCTGCCTGTTCAATTTATTGCTATTCCTGAGCATTCATCTTAA
- a CDS encoding SWIM zinc finger family protein produces the protein MLFNYRYSGSTQVYSNATSAGISFSPDTRREPTFFNGKLHKKLAFREAISALHDVVVSDLRFKPKDKTEYKAWAAQQEDVWLAEFMGNYDAAAAQSKIKLIREELSAVNAERDKLMAPYYKSRRNYFDYLYQKDKDAWFVLDPVISVHPDEIFFECFSQDESAYGKLSASYNVFKEVNEFQCGTTNIDYSANLYNEFQKIRDYKETTFTVDPSGFAVQTTKEELFKEVKIDLPDSWVRGFLQVSSAMTLPAASFDLHPMDVYNFCQQLRRFKEKKGPRSIRFILEPGQPVKAIFDPWGTMIVCARSVYTGAQRKEICIWGRRRLLILERLIPVAKKFTVHLTGNGLPSFYIADLGDMQFTLGLSGWTANDWSRCGQFDLMAPRGTVDDATKQIIYGDLQQHWFGTPEQIAARTGTPKASVLAALGIYTQAGKAIYDLHSGYYRLRELSRDPLPLDALRFSNPAEAAASRIVGKVKFTAKDVPGVGVQLEGSMPAQNRSYRPVIVIDADERMASAHCDCNHYQMNKLHKGPCEHMLALRMAYEQEKQKV, from the coding sequence ATGTTATTCAATTATAGATATAGCGGCAGTACGCAGGTATATAGCAATGCTACATCAGCAGGAATTTCATTTTCACCTGATACCCGGCGTGAGCCTACTTTCTTTAACGGAAAGCTACACAAGAAACTCGCTTTCAGGGAAGCCATTTCTGCATTGCATGATGTAGTAGTGTCAGATCTGCGATTCAAGCCAAAAGATAAAACAGAATATAAAGCTTGGGCTGCTCAGCAGGAAGATGTATGGCTGGCTGAATTCATGGGGAATTATGATGCAGCTGCTGCTCAGAGCAAAATAAAACTGATTCGTGAAGAGCTGAGCGCTGTGAATGCAGAGCGGGATAAACTGATGGCTCCTTATTACAAATCCCGCCGTAATTATTTCGATTACCTGTACCAGAAAGACAAAGATGCCTGGTTTGTACTGGATCCTGTGATCAGCGTACATCCGGATGAAATCTTTTTCGAGTGCTTTAGCCAGGATGAATCTGCCTACGGTAAACTGAGCGCCAGTTACAACGTATTCAAAGAAGTCAACGAATTTCAGTGTGGTACGACCAACATTGACTATTCCGCAAACCTCTATAATGAGTTCCAGAAAATACGTGATTACAAGGAGACGACCTTTACGGTGGATCCTTCCGGTTTTGCTGTGCAAACGACAAAAGAAGAACTCTTCAAAGAAGTAAAAATAGACCTGCCGGATAGCTGGGTCAGAGGTTTCCTGCAGGTAAGTTCTGCCATGACCTTACCCGCTGCCAGCTTTGATCTGCATCCTATGGATGTCTATAACTTCTGTCAGCAACTGCGTCGTTTCAAAGAAAAGAAAGGGCCCCGTTCTATTCGTTTTATTCTGGAACCCGGCCAGCCAGTCAAAGCCATCTTTGATCCATGGGGTACAATGATCGTTTGTGCGAGATCTGTATACACCGGTGCGCAGCGCAAAGAGATCTGTATATGGGGACGTCGTCGTCTTTTAATATTAGAAAGACTTATTCCAGTAGCAAAGAAATTCACCGTTCACCTCACTGGTAATGGACTGCCGTCCTTCTATATCGCTGACCTGGGAGATATGCAGTTCACACTGGGTTTATCCGGTTGGACGGCCAACGATTGGTCACGTTGCGGACAATTTGATCTCATGGCGCCAAGAGGCACTGTAGATGATGCGACGAAACAAATTATTTATGGCGACCTGCAACAGCATTGGTTTGGTACGCCCGAACAGATAGCTGCGCGAACCGGTACTCCGAAAGCTTCGGTACTGGCGGCATTGGGCATCTATACACAGGCAGGGAAAGCCATTTACGATTTACATTCAGGTTATTATCGCCTGCGTGAACTGAGCCGTGATCCATTGCCACTGGATGCATTACGTTTCTCCAATCCCGCAGAAGCCGCTGCCAGCAGGATTGTGGGCAAAGTGAAGTTCACCGCGAAGGATGTACCGGGTGTAGGTGTACAACTGGAAGGTTCTATGCCGGCACAAAATCGTTCATACCGCCCCGTTATAGTGATTGATGCAGATGAACGCATGGCTTCTGCCCATTGCGACTGTAATCACTACCAGATGAACAAGTTGCACAAAGGCCCCTGTGAACACATGCTGGCATTGAGAATGGCATACGAACAGGAAAAACAAAAAGTATAA
- a CDS encoding FAD-binding and (Fe-S)-binding domain-containing protein: MIKEQLKQAFKELKPQLAGDLYFSENSLDRTILMAYSTDASVYQEYPMGVALPKNKADIAALIRFSKTHKIPLIPRTAGTSLAGQVVGQGLIVDVSRYMNRLLEVNKEEKWVRVEPGIERDVLNELLQPYGLFFGPETSTSNRAMIGGMIGNNSCGLHSMVWGATRDNLHSVEVVLGNGETTIFEDIDTQGLQHKMLLNNLEGSIYRTMHALLSNKENQQAIRDGYPTRTVKRRNSGYALDALLDTTPYGGAAPFNLSHLIAGSEGTLAFVTEAKLKLLDAPPKVNGLVAVHCTSVKESLQVNLIAVRHPVTASELVDDVIMNFTKGHPEHQQNRFFMEGEPAAILMVEFMCHTEEALQAQTSAFINEVKAKNLGYAYPLLRGNDINKAWNLRKSGLGLLRNIKGDAQPVNLIEDCAVAPEDLPEYIDDLQEMLKSMGLKASYYAHAGAGELHVEPIINLKIEEGRKQFREVLEKTAAIVKKYKGSLSGEHGDGRLRGEFIRFMMGDKCYDCCKQVKLLYDPEYLFNPGKIIDPPPMDQFFRFKQPAAGGKIKTYFDFSETNGILSLAEKCSGSGDCRKTHFAGGTMCPSYMATRFEKDTTRARANVLRQFLAQDNTAQAFNHEEIGHAMDLCLSCKGCKAECPSSVDVSKLKAEYLQQYYDTNGTPLKARMIGEFPFLSKMASVAPGLYNFAFSNKFTSGILKGMMNMAPERHVPALQPQTLRAWYKQFRQQQAGKTFTHKVFLFCDEFTNYNDVHIGQRCIELLTALDYEVIIPDHIESGRTHLSKGLVKRAKTIAAKNVQLLSFLIDQPHFLIGLEPSAILTFRDEYIDLLSGELKEKAKGLASRVKLFEEFLSAEMDEGRIRKESFRSDARKIVIHGHCHQKALSSVNYIKKVLSWPAHYEATVINSGCCGMAGSFGFDKDHYETSMKIGELVLFPAVRSQADDVIIAAPGTSCRHQILDGTGKTALHPAEVLFAALV, from the coding sequence ATGATCAAGGAACAACTCAAGCAGGCTTTTAAGGAACTCAAACCACAACTGGCAGGCGATCTCTACTTCTCAGAAAACTCTCTGGACCGCACCATACTCATGGCATACTCTACAGATGCCTCCGTATACCAGGAATACCCAATGGGTGTCGCACTGCCAAAGAACAAAGCCGATATCGCTGCGTTGATCCGATTCAGCAAAACCCACAAGATTCCCCTCATTCCCCGCACCGCAGGTACCTCTCTGGCAGGTCAGGTAGTAGGACAAGGTCTGATCGTAGACGTTTCCCGCTACATGAATCGCCTTTTAGAGGTCAATAAGGAGGAAAAATGGGTCAGGGTGGAACCGGGTATCGAAAGAGACGTTTTGAACGAACTATTGCAACCTTATGGGCTTTTCTTCGGTCCGGAAACCTCCACCTCTAACCGTGCGATGATCGGTGGCATGATCGGGAACAACTCCTGTGGGTTGCATAGCATGGTCTGGGGCGCTACGCGCGACAATCTCCATTCAGTCGAAGTTGTCCTCGGCAATGGCGAGACCACTATATTTGAAGATATAGACACACAGGGCTTACAGCATAAAATGCTGCTCAACAACCTGGAAGGCAGTATTTACAGAACCATGCACGCCCTGCTCTCCAATAAAGAAAATCAGCAGGCCATCCGGGATGGCTATCCTACCCGTACTGTAAAAAGAAGGAATAGTGGCTATGCACTCGATGCCCTTCTTGATACAACACCTTACGGTGGTGCTGCCCCATTCAACCTCTCTCACCTGATTGCCGGCTCAGAAGGTACTTTGGCATTCGTGACTGAAGCAAAACTCAAATTGCTGGATGCGCCTCCAAAGGTGAACGGGTTGGTAGCCGTACACTGTACCAGCGTGAAAGAGTCGCTACAGGTAAACCTCATCGCTGTCAGACACCCGGTCACGGCTTCAGAACTCGTGGACGACGTGATCATGAACTTTACAAAAGGCCACCCTGAGCATCAGCAAAACCGCTTCTTTATGGAAGGTGAGCCGGCAGCGATTCTCATGGTTGAGTTTATGTGTCATACAGAAGAAGCATTACAGGCACAAACCAGCGCCTTCATTAACGAAGTCAAAGCAAAAAATTTAGGGTACGCTTATCCATTGCTGCGCGGCAACGATATCAATAAGGCCTGGAACCTGCGTAAATCAGGTCTCGGCTTACTCCGCAATATTAAAGGCGATGCACAACCCGTGAACCTCATCGAAGACTGTGCAGTAGCACCGGAAGATCTGCCTGAATACATCGACGACCTGCAGGAAATGCTCAAATCCATGGGATTGAAAGCCTCTTACTACGCACACGCTGGCGCCGGTGAACTACACGTAGAACCTATCATCAATTTAAAAATTGAAGAAGGCAGAAAGCAGTTCCGTGAAGTATTGGAAAAGACCGCCGCCATTGTGAAAAAATACAAAGGCTCCCTTAGTGGAGAGCACGGCGATGGTCGTTTGCGCGGCGAATTTATCCGCTTCATGATGGGGGACAAATGTTATGATTGCTGCAAACAGGTGAAGCTATTATACGATCCTGAATATCTCTTTAATCCGGGTAAGATTATCGATCCGCCACCCATGGATCAGTTCTTCCGTTTCAAGCAACCTGCAGCCGGAGGAAAGATAAAAACATACTTTGATTTCTCTGAAACCAATGGCATCTTATCACTAGCAGAAAAATGCTCTGGTTCAGGCGATTGCCGTAAAACGCATTTCGCGGGCGGTACAATGTGTCCCAGCTATATGGCCACCCGTTTTGAAAAAGATACAACCCGTGCAAGAGCGAATGTATTACGTCAGTTCCTTGCTCAGGATAATACAGCACAGGCTTTCAATCATGAAGAGATTGGTCATGCTATGGATCTCTGTCTCAGCTGTAAAGGCTGTAAAGCAGAATGCCCATCCAGTGTGGATGTATCCAAGCTGAAAGCAGAATACCTGCAACAGTATTACGATACCAACGGTACGCCTTTGAAAGCGCGGATGATAGGAGAGTTCCCTTTCCTCAGCAAAATGGCGTCCGTCGCACCTGGTTTATACAATTTCGCCTTCTCCAATAAATTTACTTCCGGCATACTCAAAGGCATGATGAACATGGCGCCGGAGCGCCATGTTCCTGCATTACAGCCTCAAACATTACGCGCCTGGTACAAGCAGTTCAGGCAACAACAAGCTGGCAAAACTTTCACACACAAAGTCTTCCTGTTCTGTGATGAATTTACCAATTACAACGATGTACATATCGGACAGCGTTGTATAGAACTGTTGACAGCACTGGATTACGAGGTGATCATACCAGATCATATTGAAAGCGGCCGCACGCATTTGTCAAAGGGTTTGGTAAAGAGAGCCAAAACAATTGCAGCAAAGAATGTGCAGCTATTATCGTTCCTGATTGACCAGCCACATTTTTTGATCGGGCTGGAACCTTCAGCCATCCTTACTTTCAGGGATGAGTATATCGATCTGCTTTCAGGGGAACTGAAAGAGAAAGCAAAAGGATTAGCATCCAGGGTGAAATTGTTTGAAGAGTTCTTATCAGCAGAAATGGATGAAGGCCGTATTCGCAAAGAGTCCTTCAGGAGTGATGCGCGTAAGATCGTGATCCATGGGCATTGCCATCAAAAGGCGTTGTCCTCGGTCAATTATATCAAAAAAGTGCTGTCATGGCCGGCGCATTATGAGGCAACGGTGATTAATTCCGGTTGCTGTGGAATGGCTGGATCATTTGGCTTTGATAAAGATCATTACGAAACTTCGATGAAGATAGGGGAACTTGTTTTGTTTCCTGCTGTAAGAAGTCAGGCGGATGATGTGATAATAGCTGCACCTGGTACCAGCTGCCGTCATCAGATATTGGATGGTACTGGCAAGACAGCATTGCATCCGGCAGAGGTGTTGTTTGCTGCGTTGGTGTAG
- a CDS encoding SGNH/GDSL hydrolase family protein, translated as MKKHFCLFLICMMTIQLQAQEKFSTIKSNDPHIHYMGRVIQTDNSAQLSWSATTASINFKGTGVKVKLKDERGDNYYNVVVDGKVISKLQPDSTVHTYTLVSGLKNGNHTLVLFKRTEWAMGKTWLYNFEVDGTLLQAPVAKKRKIEFYGNSITCGYAVEDSSGKDRGTGPYENAYISYASLTARHFNAEYHLVAKSGIGVLISWFPLIMPEMYDRTDATDAASKWDFSSYTPDLIVINLFQNDSWLVAKPEHEQFKAKFGDKAPDAKTIVAAYSNLVKKIRDKHPKAQIICALGNMDATRKGSPWPGYIKEAVLGLHDAKIHTCFFPYKDTPGHPNAKEQEAMANELIAYISKNIKW; from the coding sequence ATGAAAAAACACTTTTGCCTGTTCCTGATTTGTATGATGACCATACAGTTACAAGCACAGGAAAAATTTTCAACCATTAAAAGTAATGACCCACACATACACTATATGGGTCGTGTCATCCAGACAGATAATAGTGCACAGCTATCCTGGTCGGCAACAACGGCAAGTATAAATTTTAAAGGAACGGGGGTGAAGGTAAAGCTGAAAGATGAGCGGGGAGATAATTATTATAATGTAGTGGTAGATGGAAAAGTGATCAGTAAACTACAGCCTGATAGTACCGTACATACATATACGCTAGTAAGTGGATTGAAAAACGGGAATCATACCTTAGTACTCTTTAAGCGCACAGAATGGGCCATGGGTAAAACATGGTTGTATAATTTTGAAGTGGATGGTACGCTTTTACAAGCCCCTGTTGCGAAAAAAAGGAAGATCGAGTTCTATGGCAATTCCATTACCTGTGGGTATGCGGTAGAAGACAGCAGTGGCAAGGATAGAGGTACAGGTCCGTACGAGAATGCCTATATCAGCTATGCATCGCTGACAGCAAGACATTTTAATGCTGAATATCATTTAGTGGCAAAGAGTGGAATAGGAGTCCTTATCAGTTGGTTCCCCCTGATCATGCCTGAAATGTACGACCGTACTGATGCCACGGATGCTGCAAGCAAATGGGATTTTAGTAGTTATACGCCTGATCTGATCGTGATAAATTTATTTCAGAATGATAGCTGGCTGGTCGCAAAACCGGAACATGAACAATTCAAAGCGAAATTTGGTGATAAGGCGCCGGATGCAAAGACGATAGTAGCGGCTTATAGTAACCTGGTGAAAAAGATCCGGGATAAACATCCGAAAGCACAGATCATTTGTGCACTGGGCAATATGGATGCAACACGGAAAGGTTCACCATGGCCGGGCTACATAAAGGAAGCGGTACTCGGATTGCATGATGCGAAGATCCATACCTGCTTTTTCCCTTATAAGGACACACCGGGGCATCCAAATGCAAAGGAACAGGAGGCAATGGCAAATGAACTGATCGCGTATATCAGTAAAAATATAAAATGGTGA
- a CDS encoding DUF4349 domain-containing protein — translation MRPYCYLVVPAMTLYACSAGSSYRSTLDSTVAQDSNSYTETVEAAAKSGEEVPALNSPSRKHVRTADVNCRVANVFSAATTLEHATNKLNGYVVESTLSNEFGTSQDLPYKGDSMKHVQLFTAVANLTMKVPVEKLDSLVSTLTNVATFVSARTLKDDDKTLEYLGNSMKNQVPVPTVAVTKKSDPIATATYQETKSNETIDRKIANFAILDDANFATLTVKLSQPQQADMQIVVNPESAIRAGFGTELLTALGTGATALRNVFLFLLQLWPFVLLTIAGVIGYKKISARKVVAK, via the coding sequence ATGCGTCCTTATTGTTACCTGGTGGTCCCCGCCATGACCCTCTATGCCTGTTCTGCAGGTAGTAGCTATCGCAGTACACTGGATAGTACTGTCGCTCAGGATTCCAACTCCTATACGGAAACGGTGGAAGCCGCAGCAAAGTCCGGCGAAGAAGTGCCGGCACTCAATTCCCCTTCACGTAAACATGTTAGAACGGCTGATGTAAATTGTCGTGTAGCCAATGTATTTAGTGCCGCTACTACACTCGAACATGCTACAAACAAACTCAATGGTTATGTGGTGGAAAGTACGCTTTCAAATGAATTTGGAACCTCACAGGATCTACCTTATAAAGGCGATTCCATGAAACATGTACAGCTCTTTACTGCGGTGGCAAACCTAACTATGAAAGTACCTGTCGAAAAGCTGGATTCGCTTGTGAGCACACTCACCAATGTTGCTACTTTTGTGAGTGCACGTACGTTAAAGGATGATGATAAAACACTGGAATACCTGGGAAATTCCATGAAGAATCAGGTCCCTGTGCCTACAGTAGCCGTGACAAAAAAGTCTGATCCGATAGCAACTGCAACTTACCAGGAGACTAAAAGTAATGAAACGATAGACCGGAAGATTGCAAATTTTGCTATTCTGGACGATGCGAATTTCGCGACTTTAACTGTGAAATTATCCCAACCACAACAGGCAGATATGCAAATTGTCGTAAACCCTGAAAGTGCCATCCGTGCAGGGTTTGGAACAGAGCTGCTGACAGCGTTGGGCACGGGTGCAACAGCTCTGCGTAATGTGTTTTTGTTCCTGCTGCAATTATGGCCTTTTGTATTGTTGACAATTGCAGGTGTAATTGGATATAAGAAAATATCTGCACGGAAAGTAGTTGCTAAGTGA
- a CDS encoding transposase → MFCEPKDTTLGIISEGIIRKWILPHLSIGKRGYKSKVDLVKVVSLILKRLKTGCQWRELSIKEYFPNGEITWQGVYYYFNKWSSDGSWKLIWINLLKENRQILDLSSIQLDGSHTPSKRGGYAVGYQGRKSCKTSNSLFLSDNQGQILSVSEPQSGNHNDLYNIVSTFEEMLTTLEEATINTKGLFLNADAGFDGGEFREYCMEKELEANIATNSRNSKQTSESYQYFDDQLYKRRYKIEQANAWMDSFKALIIRFETKAANWRALQWIAILVLFCKKLKD, encoded by the coding sequence TTGTTTTGCGAACCAAAAGATACTACCCTGGGAATCATAAGCGAAGGTATAATAAGAAAATGGATATTGCCGCATTTAAGTATAGGAAAGCGAGGATATAAGTCAAAAGTGGATTTGGTGAAAGTAGTAAGCTTGATATTAAAACGGTTAAAAACGGGCTGTCAGTGGCGAGAATTAAGTATTAAAGAATATTTCCCCAATGGTGAAATTACGTGGCAAGGCGTGTATTACTACTTTAATAAATGGAGCAGCGATGGATCGTGGAAACTTATCTGGATAAATCTTTTAAAGGAAAATCGCCAAATCCTTGATTTGTCTTCGATTCAATTAGATGGAAGTCATACACCATCGAAGCGAGGAGGCTATGCAGTAGGCTATCAGGGTCGAAAATCATGCAAAACGAGTAATAGTTTGTTTTTGAGTGACAATCAAGGCCAGATACTTAGTGTAAGCGAGCCACAATCCGGCAATCACAATGATCTTTATAATATTGTTTCAACTTTTGAAGAAATGCTAACCACCCTCGAAGAGGCTACAATAAATACGAAAGGATTGTTCTTAAATGCAGATGCAGGATTTGATGGAGGAGAATTCAGAGAATACTGTATGGAAAAGGAATTGGAAGCTAATATCGCTACCAATTCCCGTAATAGCAAGCAAACCAGTGAGTCATATCAATACTTTGATGATCAATTATATAAAAGACGCTACAAGATCGAACAAGCAAATGCCTGGATGGATAGCTTCAAAGCATTAATAATTAGATTTGAAACAAAAGCGGCTAACTGGAGAGCATTACAATGGATCGCAATCTTAGTCCTCTTTTGTAAAAAATTAAAAGACTAA